The window ATGTATCAAGAAATTAAATAGAAACAAGACTTCTATTTTCTTCAGTACAAATACTGGTGTAGGGGTTAAGGATCAGATTAAGAATGCAGTAGGGGCAATAGTGTGTgggaattatgaaaaatatttgggtttGCCATCAATAGTTGGTAAATCTAAGTATAATACATTTAGAGGAGTTAAAGAAAGAATATGGAGGAAGATAGATAGTTGGGAAAATAGCTTTTTGTCTAAGGCAGGGAAAGAAGTTCTTATCAAGACTATTTTGCAAGCTGTGCCTACTTATACCATGAAAGTATTTAAACTTCCTAAGAGACTTTACAATGAGATTTCAGCTATGTtggcaaagttttggtggggcaaTAAGCAGGATATGATGGAGATTCATTGGCAGAGGTGGAATTATATGGGAAAGGCAAACAGTAATGTAGGGCTGGCATTTAGAGATATAGAAAGTTTTAATTTGGCTTTGCTAGCAAAACATAGTTGGAAGTTCTTACATAATCCTACATCTTTACTATCAAGggtttataaagaaaatatttcagtaAGGAAAATATATTGACAGCCAAACTAGGAACTTCTCCATCACTAATTTGGTGAAGTGTGTGGATGGCTAAAGATGTAATGAAAGAGGGACTGATATGGCGTGTAAGGAATGGACAACAAATCAATATATGAGGACAAAAATGGTTGTCAAAGCCATCAGCCTACTGTGTTCAATCTCCTATAACTTCACTGGGGACATGTGCAAGAGTTAGTGACTTAATAATGGAAGATTTGAAGATTTGGAATGAAGCTACTGTAAAAGAACATTTTAACTGTGATGAGGCTGAATTGATTTGTAGGTTACCTATTAGTAGCAGTGGATTAGAAGACAAGTTAATATGGGACTTTAGTAAAGATGGCAGATTTTCAGTTCGTAGTGTATACCATGTTGCTCAAGACAGAAAAAGGAAGTTGTTAGGGGAAAGCTCTACAACAAGGAAATCAGATGAAAGATGGAAGAAGATCTGGAACTTAAATGTCCCAGGTGCAACCAAACATTTTATATGGAGAGCAGGTAATGAATCTCTTGCAATGAAATCTTTACTTTTCAAAAGGGGGATTAGTGATGTTGTAAACTGCCTTATTTGCTTAAGAGAAGAGGAAACCATAATGCATGTGTTGTGGAAATGCCTAGCGGCAAATGATGTATGGGCGGAGGCAGCGAGTGCATTGCAGAAATGGGTGGTGACTAGAGAGGATTTCATGGTGTAGTGGGATAAGTTATGCCACAATCTTGATAAGGAAAAACTAGAGGAAACTGCATCTATACTCAAAGGTATATGACACAGAAGGAATAAAGTAGTTTTCGATGACAATTTTGTTAGTCCTTCACAGGTTATTAAAATTGCTTTATCAACTCTAAAGGAATACAAGGCGGCACAAGGCAGTAAGAGTGTAAACCAGTGTGGTGGGGAAAGAAGGCAAGAGCAGCAACAGTGGAAAATGCCAACAGAGGGAACCCTTAAAGCTAATTTTGATGCAGCAATTGATGAAGCAAATCAGAGAGTGGGTGTGGGAGTTGTCATCAGGGACAGTGAGGGTAAACTTATGGCTTCATGCTGTGATCGACTTCAAATGATCACTCAAGCTGTAGTTGTAGAAAGTACTGTTTTGAGGACAGCAGCTAAGCTGTGTTCTGAGTTGGGATTTAACAGAGTCTTGTTTGAAGGTGATGCACAAGTTGTTGTAAATGCAGTAATAAAACCCAGTAGAAAATTAGACCTGGTATGGTCATATTATTAAGGATGTAAAATCTGTCTTTAAAACCATGTCTAACTGGAGTATAAGTTTTATTAGGAGAAAAGGAAATTGGGTAGCACACCAGTTGGCTAAACTGGCTTTATCTATGGAGGGGTTTCATTGTTGGGTAGAGGATGGACTTGTGGATATAGTCAACATAGTTGATTATGAGATGTCATGTattgcttgattttcatgaATAAAAGTAGACGTTTcatgattcaaaaaaaaaaaaaaacttatttgggTACTGTGCTTAATTGGTCATATCCAAATGTGCTTTCCAACAAAAATTGGGACACTTCTTGTATTTGTCTCTTTTCGGCCACTCTAAATTTTTGAGTTTGAGTGGAAACTAGCCTTGAATCTTTTTCCATGGTCAAAATAACTaactaaattataaaagaattgaaGAACGTAAAATTATATTGAGTGAACTTTAGtctaaaataggaaaaataacaACATACACAACATAAGTTGGTTGACAATTCATTACTCATTTGTCCCATTAAAAAAGAACTCACAATTTCTGGTTAGTATGCCACATTAAagaaacattataaaaaaagaggaaaaaagttAAAGCCATGCCTTCATTTTCCTATCGAAGATGCCTGGTCCATAGGTTGAAACAACCATGTCAAAAAGAAGGCGAGACTGCATCAATGCAAATAGGATTATGGGAACACCTGCCAAACCAATGATAGGAGCAACAAACCATATTTGTCCACGTAATATAAGTAAAAGAGCACTAGAAAAGGCTATCATCATTGTTGtaatagagaagaagagggtGAAGAGGCCTATTATCATCCTTTTAAGTAAGGATGTAAGAAAGTCTTCTTCCGCATAACGTGCAGTGAGAATTCCCAAAAATGTCAATACTGAAGTTGAGGAAGAAAAGAGTGACATGGTATTAGTTACCATAAAGATCTTAAACAATTTGTTATCCAGAAGGATTGGCAAGCCTGTATCTTGGTTGTTACCATCGGGAATAGTAAATGCCGCTGCAAACGTAATGGTAATAACTAGAGCGCCTACCACTGTTGAAGAAGTTGCTGTGCCTTTCATCCATTTCTCTCccctttctttcaatttttggtGAGTCGCAGTAAACAATTGTTTGGGAGTCAACCCATCTCTGTTTAAACGTTCCTTACAAGAGAGAGGGCAAATGTGTTCTACCTCCtgcatttattaaataaaatattaagaaaaaatcacAACTAGAATATTGCAAAAGAATTCTCCATCAATATTCAACAAACTAAGACTATCATTGAGATTTCTCTGTAACTCTTCTCCCTGGCTTTTTTGTGCACAATCATTTGAatcttttggatttttgaatcgtgattttttatttttgtacaatcatattttaaattgagtttatatttttataaaatttattatttctataagttattttataaaaatactcgtCATTTAAAATAGGATTATgcaaaatattgtaaaaaatcatatgtatattatttttcaattcaaatttgtaatttttcaaatttaataattttatctgCATATTTCCATAACGAGAATCTGAGAGTGAGAATTTTAGCTTTCTTATACTAATAAAGAATCTGATTATCAGTAATGATTAAacttattctatatatatatatataaatataatacttcCAGAGTCCTTGAAGTTTCTAATTAAGATGTATCATTCCATAGTAGAGTTCTTAAAATCACTGTTTTGAGGTTAAAGGATACAGATTTTTCCACCCCACATTTCTACATTTCAGACAGAGAAtcggaaaaagaaaagaaaacgttTTTAAAGATGGCAGCAAATTAATGCTGTCATGGTAATTTCTCTACCTACCATCGATTCCAACTAATTCAAAATTGTAGTATTTATAACTTGTCTaacaattgagttttttttttttttttaatttcttgtacaAAAATATGACAGAATTGaacatatattaactttttcgTCATTATATTCAACAAGAATCacataaaagttgaaaaataaaacatataattctttatttttttagtacttgaacaaaaaaattaggagATGATGAGTGAGTATATTATATTAACTTTTTGGTTGTGCATAAAATACTACATTTGTCATGtgcttataagttataacttaatgatcttaatttatcttcttCCTATATGATGCAAAAAAATGTTGacaattgaaattaaatacataaattacatatttattgaacctatttatattcatataatattttttttttattaaaactagtcaataaatttatattttatactcttttatacatgatatacactacaaaaaaaaggACATTTGTAACAAATTATTTGCGACCAGAATGACCATTTGGGATAAAAACAGACTCAGTATAAAATGCttgaatttcattatatatttttatcaacatTAAAATAACCGATTCAAAATTGTCATCAATCATCCAATTCAATTTGTTGAATCATCCGATTCATTAAATCGGTCCTTATCCGATTCTGAGTCCGAGTCCGATTTTTCAAGCCTTGGCTCAAGGTGACTTCTTGCCTAAAATTGGAAGTTTTTGAAACCTATTATTTTACCTGGTTCTATTGTTgttctcctttctctctttgaaaatttatatCTAGATCAGTTTAAAGAGTGTATAGCCCACAACGAAATAATAGAGGGGGAGAGATGGATGGAACTGACCTTAAACCATTGAACTTCTCTTTGCATTTGCAAAGCTGCACCTCTTATGTGATCGATAGGAGTATGTTCTGTTAACATCCCTGCCATATGCAATATAGTATTGCTGGAGCTATCTTCCATATTTAGCATAacattcttcttttttaagCTGTATATAAGGCTAAAGATCCTATGTTGACGATGTAGGACGGCACAATGGAATATGCTTCTTCCATTAGTGACATCGCCGATCAGCAAAAGATCTAAATTTGCTTTGActatatgataaataaattcaaagttCCCTCTACTGATACCAAGGACGATTACTGGCGAAATAGTCTCATATCGATTTTCTGGACTTGTATTAGTTGGTATCGCTTCACACATACGAGACAGAAGTTGTTGAAATTGAGCTCGTACcaacttcatttcatataagCGCTTGATtcctatataattaatttgaaaagaataaatcttGGTAGAAGCTTGTTTTGCAAAATGGCATAAATCTTCCCCTACGAAGCAgccattttcattttgaattttcatttcatccatttcgttcctctccctccaacCCCCGCgtttctttcttcctccctcccggtttctttcttcctcttctattttcccgtttctttccttcttctccCCCACCCCCCGGAACTCCTTTGCAACGTGATTTCTCGAGAAGCCCTGCACTGTGATTTCGAGTTCCTCTGTCCTGAGATTTCGAGTTCCTCCCCCGAAGCCTCGAGCTCCTCTGCAGTGCAATTTCAAGTTCGTAggtgatttcttcttcttcttcttctctatgattttttcttcttctttaaggtttcttcttcttctctgcaaGTTCGACACACTCAGATTGAAGCCCTCAATTCACCGACGCGAAGCCCTCGGATATGCAGGAGGGGTAATGTATAGTTTCTTGTAAATAATCTTCTTCAAGTTCTTCcatttattactcattttttctctgtgattctagggtttagtcatacatttatttttttttctctgtgttTACAgcatctcttttttcctctaggGTTTAGTTAAATGAGCTGTAAGTTAATGGTATTTTGCTAGAAATTAATGAGGTTGTTTCTGGATGATGCATATCTAGTATTAGCTAGAGATTAAAGGTTGCATTCTATCCTGGCTAGTTTTAGATTACTGGGTTTAGtcatacaattatatattactGCTTGTTTTGTTGATGTGATTATGTTCTGTTTCtgcttaattttcaaaaaaaaaaattttgtttttcattttcagtttGCACACAGAGATTGCATACAAAGGTGGTGCAATGAGAAGGGGAACACCACTTGCGAAATATggttcaaatttatcttattcaAAAGGAATTGATtttgggttctttttttttttcttccctctggTGTCTGGTGGGTGGAAGGTTTGTCTATTGTGTTGGTGTGTGCGCttgttttttctcctttggattttgtttaaaatgtaTCGCTCGGTtgtatgtttatgtatttttgttctTGAAATTCAAAGTAGCTGGGTCTTTTTAGTTCTTGCTAAAACTAGTTTTGTTCAAAACATGCTTTGCAACTAATCATTCTGTTAACATGGGGCtagtgtttctttttttattctccctTTTTCTGGACAAATATGataacaaaaaaggaaaaaaatggtcAGAGTGGGGCTTTCTCTGCATGCAGATGACATGAGTTGGCTGCACTTTTCATGAAATTTGCACTCTTTCTACGTCCTGATGACTTTGCTGAGAATAATTACAATCTGTTAACTTGGGAATGGTTGCAATTTTTGAAATGTGCAccctttgactaatccaatttGTCATTTCTTCTGTTGTTTTCCCGTAATAAGTAACACCATTAACTAGTTAATCCATATGAATACAAACATTGTTAACAGAGAAAGCATGCAAATTCCAAGAAGAGAGCAAGAGGCGACGAATCCAGGATTAGGGACAATGAGCGAGTACTCACAGTGCACGTCTGTTGCAGATAGAAGTGCTTCTTGCTGCCAATCCTTGGGCTAACagtaagtttgttttttattcaaaacctCTTAGGTTCCCAAATGGTGACAAATGTCATTGTGGTCCAATGTTTATTGTATAGTTGTGATCAATTTTGCTATGAAAACTCAAACTGAGCTGGACTCAGGAAAATGTGgaaatagtaacaaaattaGGTACTTAGTTGACCATCTCCTTGCCATGCAGCAGCCCATATTAGTAGTTGTAGAGGTGCATTGACCTAAATACATTAATAACAAGTGCATTCAGACTGTCCAATGATCAATCATTTGGGCGGTTGGGGCCACAATCCCACCAGTACTTTGAAAATTTCATCTGCAGTTATTGTGTTCATGATGTTCATTTACAGAGTTATGTATGTGacaatttgttgattgaatttGTAGTTTACGGTCATCTTGCTTGTGAGACATTTCTTTGATTTGCTTAATGGTGGAACAGAAGATTTACCAAATTGAgattattgttgttattttttccGCTTACAGGCGGTGATGAAATCGACGCGTCATCAGCTAGAACAAGAGTTATTGCTTGAAGAGATAACAAGGTTGGAACAATTGCCATCATACAGCCTTCTTTCCCAATAGTGTTACAGTTCTCAGATTTAACATAATGGCATTTAACGGCAACATTCGAGACACTTGTTCTTGTGACGGCAAGATTTATCGCATCGTTGGAGACACTCGTTTTTATGTATATGGTATATTGTATATGGTATATTGCTTCTCGTTTCAAATATTGCTTGATTTCACCACAGCATGTTACCATTTGATTTCGCAAAGGGTAGGTTTCCAGAGTTTGTAAGGCTGAGaagtacaaaaaattatttcaagcaGGAAGTTTAAATGCTGAATGTATATTTCTCCACAGTTGACTTCCCTAAAACATTTTTGCAATTTCAGAACGTTTGGGCACCAATGTGGGatttgttttgaataaatgGCGGTCTCTTAGTGCCTTCTTGGGCACCAAAATGCAAAGAAACCTCATTTTACATGTATTGTTTTTGGGCACCTAAATTATGGTTAGGATGTTCTCAGCCAGTGTATGAAATTCGAGTCCTCTGTTCTCTTTTTGAGAAATATGTACTATTCTCAGTGAGATTGTCTTGTAAATCGTCATCTGCAATGGTAAATGAATGAGAATTTAAGTGGCTTGTTGGAAAGCTCCAGATGACACATTGGTGCCATCCGTACAGCATGTCCACATTTCTCCCAAGTCTTGTTATCATCCAATGGGTTAAATcaatccatccatccatccgtGCAAACCCACATCCaactttatataataaatatcgtTACATTAAATGATAAGCAGCAAGTCTAATGTTCTAAGGAAATAGGTATGACCCAGCCAGGTCAAAACTTCATAACTAGCTTCTCAAAATAGTCTAACAACAAATGAAAATAGGACGATGGGCATCAAGCAACTTAATCAAGCATTTACTCATAGATCCAAGGGTGTAGGCTACTCCCCCAGTTAGCAGGGCCTTCGGGGAACCAAAGAGCAATTTCTTTGCACTTCCAACCCAATAACTTTCGTAAATAACATTCCTGCAAACAACGTAGCTTCAACATCAGATATTTAGAAATCCCCTAGTATCATTATCAATTATTAGCATAGAATCGGTCATTTTTCACTTTCCATTTCTTTGCGGCATATTGGTTTTTTCATGGTTGAAAACAATTCATTCGAAGATACTAAAAAGAAATAGGAAACTAGGCATAGAGTGTTGTGACCAAAAAGTGAAAACAGAGGCTCTTCAACTCATAATCTGTGTTTCTAAATAATTGTGACtagtagataactcatccaaAACAGTACTTGCTACCTCATTTCTTTAGGCTAACAACCACAGTTGAAAAAATCTGTTGACACCAGAGCCAAACCAAGTGGATAATAAACATTAATAACAGCACCAGAAATAATCTTTCACCCAGTTGTCACAACATTCTTACCCTCCCAAGCCATATTGAAAGATGAAGGAATTCCATTTTCTACAGATGAAAATTCCCAACccaaccaagaaaagaaaattgcatGATAGATTAAGCTTATACATTTTTAGATCATTCAGCCAATAaattctctattattttttaaaactctcatCAACCAAACACTAGATATATATAGACAACATCAACACTTTACATAACAAATGAAAACCCAGAAAGCCACTTCAGATTTATCGAAAAAGAGCAAAATCACTGGCTTGatgaaacaggaaaaaaaactttcatttcCTTCCCTGCAAATCCCCCAACAACCATAACATAGAAATCCCTCTTACTGTTACTTTCATCCAGGACGTGGCATCCTAGACTCATTTTAGGCAGTTACGAAAGCTAAACTGAAAGTTTTCTATCCTAACTTCTAGTTGGATAATTAGGAAGATATGAGTACAGAAAGTCATTAATCTTTAAAACACCTCACAAAGAAATACCAGATATCTAtagttttgtttggttgaaagtGTACCTGACAGATTAAATCTccaattaaagttaaaagtgcAGATGTTAGAGCTTTTGTTGACACAGGATACTTTGCAAGAAGAGCCAAATACCTGTAACGTGAAGTTCATCTTGGAATTAATGAATGTGGACCATACTGGAAATCCCAAGTATAAAGGATAAGGCACCGAATGATCAGCACAAAACTCTACTTAGATTTTACTCTGTATGAAAACTAGAAAACAAACCTGACGAGAAAAATCAATAGGAGcattcaataaaattacttgtctaaaaaatatgtaaactTATCGCACCATATAATGTGAACATCTTGTTAAAAGTAGTCTGCCAATACTAGTTCATTAAGTATCGTATATTTGCCACCacttcatctcaattcattggCCACCTCCTAAggaatttctctttttcttctgccaaaaaaaaaaaaagactcattTGCAGGTGACAAGTGAATTGAGGATCTTCAACTTTCATTCTAAACTATTACCTTGGCGAGGGAAGGGGAAGAGAAAAAACCAGGGAAGTTTGAAATGGAAacagagggagaggaagagagaaaatcaaGCGGGCTGtgagtagtaaaaaaattaaataaataaaaaatttgaggtTCTTTTGAGTTGGATAAAGTGTTGGATATTTCATGCAACCAGTTAGGTTCACACTCGATTGATGAACATGGTATCTGTGTTCATCGCCTTTGTGTCATACAGAAGAAATTGATTGGGTTCGTGATGAAATGGTGACTGGTGATGTCAACCTGGCAAATTATTGGGAAGCTTTTGTAATATTTAGAGGCTTGAGCTTGACACAGTTAGATATTGTGGGGAATGCAGTCGctgatgaaaaattaaagtcatttttgGTCAAGATTGTGCCTACGCTGAAGTGGTTAGATGGTGGAGAATTGCATTAAACTTGTTGGAGAAccatttactttgggatacgaATTAATACAATCCATTAAACTTGTTGGAGAACCATTTACTTTGGTATACTGATCCCGAACATGGGACATATTTTTTCCAGTTATGTTAGCTTGTACACTGCCATTAGTAAACAATGCTTGCTTGCATCATACAAGGAAAACAAACATTGAGAGATAGGAAatgtttctgaaaataaaaacataaaaaaaaaaatgatgtccATTAACTTACCACAAAATGTGCCTCAATAATAGCAATGCGCACGCACAAGAGCAGTTACGAACCCTAATTTTCTGGAAAAGCATACCCATCtcagaaaacacaaaaatcacatCTCGATGTACACATGAAGAACATAGCATGTACGGATGGGAAAATGGTACTACAATATTTACCTAGCAAACCATTTGGCGAAACAGAGCACTCAGTCCCGTCGCTGGTTTGGTCCGTTCAATCAACTCGCGGGGAGTGGTGGCACTGGGCAGACGTACGAGCGTCGCGATTTGGCCCTGAACAGAGAGACGCAGTCGTGAGCTGGCACTGGCAAGAGGAAGCTGATGGACGTGGGTTCGTGGCGAGGAAGGAGGGTTCGCATGATTCAAATCTTGTTTGCTCCGTTCAACGAGCTCGAGGGACAGTGGAGGCGCTGGGCAGACGGAGGAGCGCCGCTCGGTGGCACTGACGAGAGACGGCGTCGCCGGGAGGTGCTGGGTTGTGGAAGCAGACGTGGGTTGCGAAGGAGCAGGGTGCTTCGCGGGGGAATGAAAATACATTCAGATTTTCAAATTGGCAcgttttgattttaaatttcaaaaaaaaaaaaaaaaaaaaaaaaagagaaagcaTCCACGTAGTGAGTGCATTATGTGCACCCACTACAGTGGATTCTATATAGAAGGACTCATTTGAAAATTACGAAACATTAATTCATGCGGGTTAATTTATAAGTTGGATGAAACAATAAATGATGGTCAAGAATAACagtttttaaaaacattattcaaaaaaGTATATGGAtgcaattaatattatacccaAGAGGTTGAAGAGACTTGAAACTAGTTGGCGCCATAGATCAGCTCCCACTGCAAATTAAGTAAAACCAAAACTTTCTCATCAATtagatcaaaatatttattactaaatgGAGAATAAAAAACTAATCTAATTTGTTTCTTCATTGAAAAGGTCATTATTCCGGCAGAAAAATGAAGCCACCCAAATTTTGATTGACAATGTCAGgagtaaaaaaaattcgagGCAAAGAAATTAAGTTTAGCCGGCattaacgtacgtacgtacctgatCCGATAGTTTTTTCTCGACCATCTTGATTAATGTTCAAACGGACATGATCGGTAGCACCAGCACTTGAATTAATGTGTATAACTTcccccaaaaaaagaagaagaagctatTATTCGGTTGAGTTGAAACAAgagaattaataaataagtatatgatACACAAAGTTTGCATTTTCTCTTAGCtggatatatattattttatattagaaacgTGCTACACAGAAGTCTCACACTCCTTcataccacttaaaaatatgtgatttcatttttttaccctcatatttcatatttcacatGTTAAGAAATAcgagggtaaaaaaataaaataacatatttttaagtggtatgCAAGAGTGTGTGACTTATAtctagaatttttatttatattataactgTAATTAGTGtacaaattttaacaaataaactTTGAGTTTTTGTAGATATCTTCGAAGTATTAAGACTCTGATTTCCtcttataatattgttaaatactttaaaagtatttttattataaaggaaaaaataataacataaaataataaatatgaaagttATTTGAGTTAATACAAGTACAATTGAGATTTATACTGATTGtatcatttaataatcaattcatttaataaacGAATCAAGTCGAACTTGAGTTTGATTAAAGTGATTTCTAGCGACTTGTCGACTAGATTTGTTTACAGCTAACAGGCTTAGTTGGAAGAGggttcaatatatattatgttatcaCCATGAATTAGTTGCCATCCTTTGAAACTATATATTAAGATGAAATCTTGTTATTACCTATAAGGCTTCTTAATTACGATATAATCAAGATGAAAACTTTTAAAGCTAGGTTTCGGTGAAAGCGAAAGGGCTCATAAAAAGCAATGCATGTTTGGATCGATAAGTGTTTTGAGATATGTTCTTTATATCATAGTGTGAAAAAGTATGCTTAGATAGTGAAGTGTTTTGAGATATGTTTGCAGGGACAAGTTTTTGTGAAAGCTTGtcttaatttttgtgtttttgttttaaaccaCGAAAACAATTAATGCAAATCATGATTAGATATAAATTACctatttacaattattttataatgagaaattatatttgtagtcgtgagtgtgcaagcgccgtgcagtcgctttgaaaaaagtgaataaatatgatacctacatgaaaagaaattaattttttaatagtagatcccgctctttttcaaaacgactgcacggcgtttgcacATTTCACGactgcatgtagcattactcttttataatattattacaatggttatgacaaaatttgaaattcaaatatgtACGCTAGCTAGTATTGTTGATGATGTTGCAGTACTATCATATTAGTTGACTGAGCTGtgaattaatgtataaatataattatttactcAACTAATTACGTACGTACGAGAGATaggaaatataattataaaagatgtatatataaaagtaagaatgatttatttagaaatttcttCTTTACGTAAATTAAAGACCCCAATTAATGGAAAAGTTAAGAGATAAAATAGAGTACTGGTTATACTAACAGTGATTGTAGATCCATTGTTTCCAAAACCCCACCCCATCAGTCGAAACAGCCAGTACCTCAAAAGGGGTGACACCTCGTCGGTCCAAGGCAAAAGCCAAACGAGGACAACGCTCCATTAATTTCAAAGCCATATCTTGCATGATCACGTGTTGTTGTACCGTACGtatccaattaattaatatccaaTAAACACCAGAAATTGC is drawn from Juglans regia cultivar Chandler chromosome 5, Walnut 2.0, whole genome shotgun sequence and contains these coding sequences:
- the LOC118348521 gene encoding uncharacterized protein LOC118348521 encodes the protein MQDMALKLMERCPRLAFALDRRGVTPFEVLAVSTDGVGFWKQWIYNHFIHINSSAGATDHVRLNINQDGREKTIGSVGADLWRQLVSSLFNLLAPCSFATHVCFHNPAPPGDAVSRQCHRAALLRLPSASTVPRAR
- the LOC118348410 gene encoding ankyrin repeat-containing protein ITN1-like, producing the protein MEDSSSNTILHMAGMLTEHTPIDHIRGAALQMQREVQWFKEVEHICPLSCKERLNRDGLTPKQLFTATHQKLKERGEKWMKGTATSSTVVGALVITITFAAAFTIPDGNNQDTGLPILLDNKLFKIFMVTNTMSLFSSSTSVLTFLGILTARYAEEDFLTSLLKRMIIGLFTLFFSITTMMIAFSSALLLILRGQIWFVAPIIGLAGVPIILFALMQSRLLFDMVVSTYGPGIFDRKMKAWL